In Streptomyces sp. NBC_00483, a single window of DNA contains:
- the pdxR gene encoding MocR-like pyridoxine biosynthesis transcription factor PdxR — protein MADSQTNFAWATLLDIGAPEGGRRRLHDRLAHALRTAIRDGRLAEGAAVPPSRALAEELGFSRWVVTEAYGQLIAEGYLSARVGSATRVSWSPEASGSTPPLPRGRRSPAQPPIRYDLAPGLPDLRAFPRRRWADAVRAVIGSAVHYDLGLPDAAGHTVLRTTVAQYLRRSRGADAHAESVTVCAGVTDGLLRTCRALRAEGIADVAVEHPGWGRLQDAATSAGLRVHPVPVDHGGLDVDDLARTPARAVIVGAAHQFPTGTVLSPERRASLVRWAREVDGFVIEDDYDAEFRYDRHPVAVMQGMAPGRVFLLGSVSKTLSPALGLGWLVSPASMTPVLRAANPVAAAPPVLDQLALATFIDRGWYDAHLRAARRRFRTRRDLLVRTLGAQVPEGRVSGTAAGLHILLHLPDGADPRGTVRAAAAAGLRLADLDDYRAPRPTHPALVLGYGNISDTEIPPAITLLRDALRSPAASPPTRTAQQLRHA, from the coding sequence GTGGCTGATTCCCAGACCAATTTCGCGTGGGCGACGCTGCTGGATATCGGTGCGCCGGAGGGCGGGCGGCGCCGCCTGCACGACCGTCTGGCTCACGCGCTGCGCACCGCGATCCGGGACGGCCGGCTGGCGGAAGGTGCCGCCGTCCCACCGAGCCGAGCGCTCGCCGAGGAACTAGGCTTCTCCCGTTGGGTGGTGACGGAGGCTTACGGGCAACTCATCGCGGAGGGGTACCTCTCCGCCCGGGTAGGTTCCGCTACGCGTGTCTCGTGGTCGCCGGAGGCGTCGGGATCGACACCTCCGCTGCCCCGCGGCCGACGCTCGCCGGCACAACCACCCATCCGGTACGACCTCGCGCCCGGCCTGCCCGACCTGCGGGCGTTTCCCCGCCGCCGCTGGGCGGACGCCGTCCGGGCGGTCATCGGCTCGGCCGTCCACTACGACCTCGGCCTGCCCGACGCCGCCGGACACACCGTGCTGCGTACCACCGTCGCGCAGTACCTGCGACGCTCGCGCGGCGCGGACGCGCACGCCGAGTCCGTGACGGTGTGCGCGGGCGTCACCGACGGTCTGCTGCGTACGTGCCGGGCGTTGCGCGCCGAGGGGATCGCCGACGTGGCCGTTGAACACCCGGGGTGGGGGCGGCTGCAGGACGCCGCGACCAGCGCAGGTCTCCGCGTGCACCCGGTGCCCGTGGACCACGGCGGCCTCGACGTCGACGACCTCGCGCGCACGCCGGCCCGGGCCGTCATCGTCGGCGCGGCACACCAATTCCCCACCGGCACGGTGCTGTCCCCGGAGCGCCGGGCGAGTCTGGTGCGCTGGGCCCGCGAGGTCGACGGCTTCGTCATCGAGGACGACTACGACGCCGAGTTCCGCTACGACCGCCATCCGGTCGCCGTCATGCAGGGCATGGCCCCGGGCCGGGTCTTCCTCCTCGGCTCGGTCAGCAAGACCCTGTCACCGGCCCTCGGCCTGGGCTGGCTGGTCTCGCCCGCCTCGATGACCCCGGTGCTCCGGGCGGCGAACCCCGTCGCCGCCGCGCCACCGGTGCTGGACCAACTCGCGCTCGCCACCTTCATCGACCGCGGGTGGTACGACGCCCATCTGCGCGCGGCACGGCGGCGGTTCCGCACCCGCCGCGACCTGCTGGTCCGCACCCTCGGCGCCCAGGTGCCGGAGGGCCGGGTATCCGGCACCGCCGCCGGGCTGCACATCCTGCTCCACCTCCCGGACGGCGCCGATCCGCGTGGGACGGTCCGGGCGGCGGCCGCCGCGGGGCTGCGCCTGGCGGACCTCGACGACTACCGCGCGCCTCGGCCGACACACCCCGCGCTCGTCCTCGGCTACGGCAACATCAGCGACACCGAGATCCCTCCGGCCATCACGCTCCTGCGCGACGCGTTGCGTTCACCCGCGGCCTCGCCACCGACACGTACAGCACAGCAGCTGCGTCATGCATGA
- a CDS encoding aldo/keto reductase codes for MTENLALGAMLFGTAQDEHRSFEILDRFVDAGGVWIDTANCYAFWADPTGFGGRSEELIGRWLARRPGVRDRVRISTKVGCEPTEAGRFPETAEGLSAGAVKSGIEDSLRRLGTDHVELYWAHMPDPGTPLEETVAAFDDLVSAGTVGRLGCSNYPVWQVDRARRIARDHGGAGFTALQQQHTYLQPRPATRPSVSHRFGAVGDEVLHYLEHHPDMELWAYTPLLSGGYTRADKPLPQEYDHPGTVRRLAALDEIAAETGTNRNRVVLAWLTGGNPAATPIVGVSSVEQLDEAFAGVALELTGDQRERLDCAV; via the coding sequence ATGACGGAGAATCTGGCCCTTGGGGCCATGCTGTTCGGCACGGCTCAGGACGAGCACCGGTCGTTCGAGATACTGGACCGCTTCGTGGACGCCGGAGGCGTCTGGATCGACACCGCCAACTGCTATGCGTTCTGGGCGGATCCGACCGGATTCGGCGGGCGGAGCGAGGAGTTGATCGGGCGCTGGTTGGCACGTCGCCCGGGCGTCCGTGACCGGGTCAGGATCAGCACCAAGGTGGGCTGCGAGCCGACCGAGGCCGGACGATTCCCGGAGACCGCCGAGGGCCTGTCGGCCGGAGCCGTCAAGAGCGGGATCGAGGACAGTCTCCGACGCCTGGGAACGGACCATGTCGAGCTGTACTGGGCCCACATGCCCGATCCGGGCACACCGCTGGAGGAGACGGTCGCCGCCTTCGACGACCTCGTGTCCGCGGGCACGGTCGGGCGTCTCGGCTGCTCCAACTACCCTGTGTGGCAGGTCGATCGGGCACGGCGGATCGCGCGGGACCACGGTGGTGCCGGCTTCACCGCGCTGCAGCAACAGCACACATACCTCCAGCCGCGCCCCGCGACCCGGCCCAGCGTGTCGCACCGCTTCGGTGCGGTCGGCGACGAGGTGCTCCACTACCTGGAGCACCATCCGGACATGGAGCTATGGGCGTACACACCGCTGCTGAGCGGCGGCTACACCCGCGCGGACAAGCCACTGCCACAGGAGTACGACCACCCCGGCACGGTCCGCCGCCTCGCGGCGCTCGATGAGATCGCCGCGGAGACCGGCACGAACCGTAACCGGGTGGTGTTGGCGTGGCTGACCGGAGGAAATCCGGCTGCCACACCGATCGTCGGCGTCAGCTCGGTCGAGCAGTTGGACGAGGCGTTCGCGGGCGTGGCGCTGGAGTTGACGGGTGATCAGCGCGAACGGCTGGACTGTGCGGTGTGA
- a CDS encoding alpha/beta fold hydrolase, with the protein MDATSPTRAVRDVVLVHGGFVDGSGWRGVYDLLRADGYRVTVVQNATESLQGDVATVNQALDGLDGPAVLVGHSYGGAVITEAGHHAAVSALVYVAAFAPDKDESVNTLIADPPPGAPVPPILPPAGGHLFLDRDKFAASFAGDLPEADARFLADSQVPWGLDALAGTITSPAWRAKPSHYLVARDDRMIPPAAQRAMAERAGATVSETAGSHALYVSHAGEVAALIARAATETTATA; encoded by the coding sequence ATGGACGCAACATCCCCCACGCGCGCGGTCCGGGATGTCGTGCTGGTGCACGGCGGGTTCGTCGACGGTTCCGGCTGGCGCGGGGTGTACGACCTGCTCCGCGCGGACGGCTACCGCGTCACCGTCGTGCAGAACGCCACCGAGTCCCTGCAGGGTGACGTCGCCACCGTCAACCAGGCGCTGGACGGACTCGATGGACCCGCCGTGCTGGTCGGGCACTCCTACGGCGGCGCCGTGATCACCGAGGCGGGCCATCACGCCGCGGTGTCCGCGCTCGTCTACGTCGCCGCGTTCGCACCCGACAAGGACGAGTCGGTCAACACACTGATCGCCGACCCGCCGCCCGGCGCCCCCGTCCCGCCGATCCTGCCGCCCGCCGGGGGTCACCTCTTCCTGGACCGGGACAAGTTCGCGGCATCCTTCGCCGGGGATCTACCCGAGGCCGACGCGCGCTTCCTCGCCGACTCGCAGGTCCCGTGGGGTCTTGACGCCCTGGCCGGCACCATCACCAGCCCGGCCTGGCGCGCCAAGCCGAGCCACTATCTCGTCGCCCGCGACGACCGGATGATCCCGCCCGCCGCCCAGCGCGCCATGGCCGAACGGGCCGGAGCCACGGTGTCCGAGACCGCCGGCAGCCATGCCCTGTACGTCTCCCACGCCGGCGAGGTCGCCGCGCTCATCGCACGCGCGGCAACAGAAACCACGGCGACCGCTTGA